TGGCTGGGGGTGTTTTTTTACCTGATTGTTAACGCATGGCTCCGTGCCAGATCCCACTGAACCCTCACGAACACCCAAGGTCGATTAGCTACACGGCTCACACGAGCCGATTGATTGGAGCTGACCCATGGATTTCATTCGCATCATCATCGCCATTCTGCTGCCGCCACTGGGGGTGTTTCTGCAAGTGGGCTTCGCCGGCGCGTTCTGGCTGAATATTCTGCTGACCCTGTGCGGTTACATCCCAGGCATCGTGCACGCGGTGTACATCATCGCCAAGCGTTAAGGCCCTCAGCCTTTCGCGATCAGGCGTGAGTTGCGCTCATTGCGAAAGGCCAGTTGCTCGATGGTCTGGGTGGCGTGTTCGGCTTCTTCCCGCGCCTTGAGGATGAGGCCGTGATGCTCGGACTTGCTGCACACCGGGTCGGCATTGCTGGCATCTCCCGTGAGCATGAAGGCCTGGCAACGGCAGCCGCCGAAGTCCTTCTCTTTTTCGTCACATGAACGGCACGGCTCGGGCATCCAGTCGTAGCCGCGAAAGCGATTGAAGCCAAACGAGTCGTACCAGATGTGCTGCATGCTGTGGTCGCGCACATTGGGAAATTGCACCGGCATTTGTCGGGCGCCGTGACACGGCAGGGCAGTGCCGTCCGGCGTCACCGTCAGAAAGATACTGCCCCAGCCATTCATGCAGGCCTTCGGGCGTTCCTCGTAGTAATCCGGCGTCACGAAGATCAGTTTGCACGGGTGGCCTTCGGCTTCGAGCCTGGCGCGGTATTCATTGGTGATGCGCTCGGCGCGTACCAGTTGCTCCCGGGTCGGTAACAGGCCCACGCGATTGAGCTGCGCCCAGCCATAGAACTGGCAGGTGGCGAGTTCGACGAAGTCCGCTTCCAAGGCGATGCACAGCTCGATGATGCGGTCGATCTTGTCGATATTGTGCCGATGGGTGACGAAGTTAAGCACCATCGGGTAGCCGTGTGCTTTCACCGCGCGGGCCATTTCCAGCTTTTGCGCGAAGGCCTTTTTCGAGCCGGCCAGCAGGTTGTTCACCTGTTCGTCGCTGGCCTGGAAGCTGATCTGGATATGGTCCAGGCCGGCTTTCTTGAAGTCGCTGATCTTCTGCTCGGTCAGGCCGATGCCGGAGGTGATCAGGTTGGTATAGAAGCCTAGCCTGCGCGCCTCGCCGATCAGCTCGGCAAGGTCTTGTCGCACCAGCGGTTCACCGCCGGAAAACCCCAGTTGCGCGGCGCCCATCTCGCGGGCTTCGCGAAACACCTTGAACCATTGCTCGGTGCTCAGCTCTTTGCCCTGCTCGGCGAAGTCCAGCGGGTTGGAGCAGTACGGGCATTGCAGCGGGCAGCGGTAGGTCAGTTCGGCCAATAGCCAAAGCGGCAGGCCGATCGGCGGTTTTTCAGGCAAGGGTAATCCAGTGCTCTGCACGGGCGACCTCCATGAATTGCTCGATGTCGTCGCCCAGCTCAGGCACGCCGGGGAACTGTTCTTCGAGCGCGGCAATGATCGCCGCCACGTCGCGCTCTCCGTCGATCAAGCCACCAATCAGCGCGGCGCTGTCATTGAGCTTGATCATGCCTTCGGGGTAGAGCAACACATGGCCTTTCTGCGCGGGCTCGTACTGGTAGCGGTAGCCCTGGCGCCAGGTCGGTTTTCTGCTGCGATCAAAGCTCATAGGGTGATCCCTTTATGCCACACCCGCTGGTCGGTCACGCTGTGGTACGGCGGGCGGTTCAGTTCGTAGGCCATGCTCATGGCGTCCAGCATGCTCCATAGGATATCCAGTTTGAACTGGAGAATTTCCAGCATGCGCTCCTGGCCTTCGCGGGTGGTGTAGTGCTGCAGGGTGATTGCCAGGCCGTGTTCCACATCGCGGCGGGCCTGGCCCAGGCGAGTGCGAAAGTACTCGTAACCGGCCGGATCGATCCACGGATAATGCTGCGGCCAACTGTCGAGGCGCGACTGGTGGATCTGCGGCGCGAACAGTTCGGTCAACGAGCTGCTGGCGGCTTCCTGCCAACTGGCGCGACGGGCGAAGTTGACGTAAGCGTCTACCGCAAACCGCACGCCGGGCAAGACCAGTTCCTGGGAGCGCAGTTGCTCGGGGTCCAGACCCACCGCCTGGCCCAGGCGCAGCCAGGCCTCGATGCCGCCGTCTTCACCCGGTGCGCCGTCGTGGTCGAGCAGGCGCTGGATCCACTCGCGACGTATCTCACGGTCCGGGCAATTGGCCAGGATGGCGGCGTCTTTCAGCGGAATATTCACTTGGTAATAGAAGCGGTTGGCAACCCAGCCCTGGATCTGCTCGCGGGTGGCGCGGCCTTCATACATCGCCACATGGTAGGGGTGATGGATATGGTAGAAGGCGCCCTTTGCCCGCAGGGCCTGTTCGAAGGCGTCGCGCGTCATTGGTATGTCAGTCATTTGGCTTGCTCCTACAATTCAATGCTCATGCCGTCGTAAGCCACTTCCACATTGCGTCGCACCAGCTCGGCGCGCTCGGGGGAGTCTTCGTCGAGGATCGGGTTGGTGTTGTTGATGTGGATAAGTACCTTGCGCTGCGTTGGCAACTGCTCAAGCACTTCCAGCATACCGCCGGGGCCGTTCTGTGCCAGGTGGCCCATCTCGCGCCCGGTGCGGGTGCCGACGCCCCGGCGTTGCATTTCGTCGTCGTCCCACATCGTGCCGTCCACCAGCAGGCAATCGCTGCCGGCCATGATGTCCAGCAACGGCGCATCGACCTTGCCCAGGCCTGGGGCGTAGAACAGTTTGCCGCCGGTGCGCAGGTCTTCGACGATCAGGCCGATGTTGTCGCCCGGGTGCGGGTCGAAGCGGTGCGGCGAGTAGGGCGGTGCCGCGCTGCGCAACGGCAGCGGGGTGAAACGCAGGTTGGGGCAGGACGGGATGGTGAAGCCGGCATCCAGTTCGATGCGGTTCCAGGCCAGGCCGCCGTTCCAATGGGTCAGCATCGTGAACAGCGGAAAACCGGTGCTCAGGTCTTCATGGACCATGTCGGTGCACCAGACTTGATGCGGGCAGCCTTCGCGCAGGCTCAGCAGGCCGGTGGTGTGGTCGATCTGGCTGTCCATCAGGATGATTGCGCTGATGCCGGTGTCACGCAGGGCGCGGCCCGGTTGCATCGGCGCGAAGCCTTGCAGTTGCGCGCGAATATCCGGCGAGGCATTGCACAGCACCCAATTCACGCCATCGTCGGAGATTGCGATGGACGACTGGGTGCGCGCGTGGGCTCGTAGGCTGCCATCACGAAAACCTGCGCAGTTCACGCAATTGCAGTTCCACTGCGGGAAACCACCGCCGGCGGCGGAACCTAGAATCTGGACAAACATGATCGCTCCATCAAGCAAAGCTCAAAACAAAAACGCCCCGGGCGAACCGAGGCGTTGTCATACCCAGCCGATTAACGGCTGGCGAAGTACATGGTGACTTCGAAACCGATGCGCAGATCAGTGTAAGCAGGTTTGGACCAGGTCATATTCTTACTCCTACGAAGGGATGGGACGTTTACTACCAAGTAATACATATAGTCCACCTCCAGTCGGAGATGTTCAGATGTGTGCGTGGGAATGTTACGCAATTCTTTTCAAGTTAGCGCTGTCTTGGTGGAAAAAGGCTGTTGCAGGGTTGGCAATGATCAACCTTTAACCGTCCAGAGGTCCGTCGAAGGCGCGCCGTTGGCGACCCAGAGCCAGCCGCCGACGGCGTCCTTCAGGTGCTGGGCGGCATGCTGCAAATCGGCGTAGGTGCAGGCATATAGATGTTGCTGGAGGCGCTCCAGGTAATCCGACGGATGGCCCGCCAGGTGCGCATGCCACAGCAGTTCGGCTGCTTGCGATGTCGGCAGCGTGTCGACGTTGAATTGCTGCGCCAGGGCCGTGTTGCCCAAGTCTGTATCGCGCTCGATCAGCGTAGGCACTTGCGCCAGGAAACGGTGCAGGTGCTGCACAATTTCATCCAAAGACAGGTGCGGAGATTGCACACCAAACAACAGGCCGGTCTGCCCGTTGATCTGTCGGATACCGCTGAACACGGCGTAGCCGATTTGCTGTTCCACCCGCAAGCGTTGGTAAAACGGCCCCTGCACCCGATGAACAAGCAGGCGCCATGCGGCTTCATCCGCCAGGGAAAGACTAGGTGTCGGGCAGAACAGCAACAACGCGGCTTCGCTGGCGTCGGTTTTAACTGCATGCCACACGCACTGACCGTTGAGGTCACGGGGTTGGCGCTCAATGCCCGCCGGTTGCCCCGGCAAGCCGGCGGCAGCTGTTTTTATCAGCGCCTCGCATGTTGCCGGCAAGCCTATACCCAGCCCATGCCAACGGGCGGTATGCCAGGAAGCAGGCTGATGTGGGCGCTCGGCCGTGGTCTCTGCGCAGTATGCGGGCAATGCTTTAAGCAATGCGCGAATGGCGAGCGGTGGTGGCGTGGTGTCGGGTGTTGGGTGCGCCTGCGTAAGGCTTTGCGCCAACGCTTCGAGTACCTTCGGCATGAGCGCGTGAAGCCCGACCATGCTGATCCGCCAATCGTGGCCGGTCGTTTCAAACGTTAACGCCAGCCCAGCCTGGCGAGCGTTTTCGCTCAAGACGTGCAACGCACCTTCCAGTCCGGACGGCGCGGGTGAGTCAAACCGCCAGTTCAGGTACAACGCGCCTTCCTGGCGGTCTGTGGGTACAGCCTGGCTGATGAAGGTCAGCGCGGATGCTTCCCGGCGACCCCGCGAGCGGTCCTGGGCAAAGGTGCGCAAGCCGCGGTGGGCGCTGGTCTGGCCACGAATCAGGCCGGCACGCGGTTCTGTGTCGGAGGGGCGTAGGAAGGGGTTGTCGGGTGGCCGTTGCCACGTGTGCTTGGCGGCTGGCAGTTGCAGTGAATCCAGCAGCGTGTGCAGCGCCGCGATGCTGTGGTCTGACAGCGCTTCGCTGTCGTTGCGGGCCAGTGCCAGTGCGCCCTGGACCTGCCGCTGGCGCACGGTCAATCGGGCGAATTCTTCGCGCAGTGGCGTCCAGTCACTGTGTGCGAAAAAGCTCAGCCAATCGTGCAGCA
The sequence above is drawn from the Pseudomonas quebecensis genome and encodes:
- the pqqE gene encoding pyrroloquinoline quinone biosynthesis protein PqqE, whose amino-acid sequence is MPEKPPIGLPLWLLAELTYRCPLQCPYCSNPLDFAEQGKELSTEQWFKVFREAREMGAAQLGFSGGEPLVRQDLAELIGEARRLGFYTNLITSGIGLTEQKISDFKKAGLDHIQISFQASDEQVNNLLAGSKKAFAQKLEMARAVKAHGYPMVLNFVTHRHNIDKIDRIIELCIALEADFVELATCQFYGWAQLNRVGLLPTREQLVRAERITNEYRARLEAEGHPCKLIFVTPDYYEERPKACMNGWGSIFLTVTPDGTALPCHGARQMPVQFPNVRDHSMQHIWYDSFGFNRFRGYDWMPEPCRSCDEKEKDFGGCRCQAFMLTGDASNADPVCSKSEHHGLILKAREEAEHATQTIEQLAFRNERNSRLIAKG
- the pqqF gene encoding pyrroloquinoline quinone biosynthesis protein PqqF yields the protein MPAPAHPHSATLTLANGLRVILHAAPHLQRCAAVVRVAAGSHDAPLAWPGLAHFLEHLLFLGTERFPTGEGLMTYVQRHGGQVNASTRERITEFFFELPVPNVAQGLERLADMLARPRLALDDQLREREVLQAEFVAWSRDAKAQQQVALLEGVANGHPLRDFHAGNRDSLPVETEAFQQALRAFHAQFYQSGQMTLSLAGPQPLDELQALAHRFGEIIPTGSGHPQAAPPALMDGQPQAYRHVAGQQLHHVIACNAPRETLEFLCTWLNNPAPGGLLAELQAQGMATALHASVLYHFAGQALLDIDFTLNQPGESVTPVEALLHDWLSFFAHSDWTPLREEFARLTVRQRQVQGALALARNDSEALSDHSIAALHTLLDSLQLPAAKHTWQRPPDNPFLRPSDTEPRAGLIRGQTSAHRGLRTFAQDRSRGRREASALTFISQAVPTDRQEGALYLNWRFDSPAPSGLEGALHVLSENARQAGLALTFETTGHDWRISMVGLHALMPKVLEALAQSLTQAHPTPDTTPPPLAIRALLKALPAYCAETTAERPHQPASWHTARWHGLGIGLPATCEALIKTAAAGLPGQPAGIERQPRDLNGQCVWHAVKTDASEAALLLFCPTPSLSLADEAAWRLLVHRVQGPFYQRLRVEQQIGYAVFSGIRQINGQTGLLFGVQSPHLSLDEIVQHLHRFLAQVPTLIERDTDLGNTALAQQFNVDTLPTSQAAELLWHAHLAGHPSDYLERLQQHLYACTYADLQHAAQHLKDAVGGWLWVANGAPSTDLWTVKG
- the pqqD gene encoding pyrroloquinoline quinone biosynthesis peptide chaperone PqqD, which encodes MSFDRSRKPTWRQGYRYQYEPAQKGHVLLYPEGMIKLNDSAALIGGLIDGERDVAAIIAALEEQFPGVPELGDDIEQFMEVARAEHWITLA
- the pqqA gene encoding pyrroloquinoline quinone precursor peptide PqqA, with amino-acid sequence MTWSKPAYTDLRIGFEVTMYFASR
- the pqqC gene encoding pyrroloquinoline-quinone synthase PqqC is translated as MTDIPMTRDAFEQALRAKGAFYHIHHPYHVAMYEGRATREQIQGWVANRFYYQVNIPLKDAAILANCPDREIRREWIQRLLDHDGAPGEDGGIEAWLRLGQAVGLDPEQLRSQELVLPGVRFAVDAYVNFARRASWQEAASSSLTELFAPQIHQSRLDSWPQHYPWIDPAGYEYFRTRLGQARRDVEHGLAITLQHYTTREGQERMLEILQFKLDILWSMLDAMSMAYELNRPPYHSVTDQRVWHKGITL
- a CDS encoding YqaE/Pmp3 family membrane protein — its product is MDFIRIIIAILLPPLGVFLQVGFAGAFWLNILLTLCGYIPGIVHAVYIIAKR
- the pqqB gene encoding pyrroloquinoline quinone biosynthesis protein PqqB gives rise to the protein MFVQILGSAAGGGFPQWNCNCVNCAGFRDGSLRAHARTQSSIAISDDGVNWVLCNASPDIRAQLQGFAPMQPGRALRDTGISAIILMDSQIDHTTGLLSLREGCPHQVWCTDMVHEDLSTGFPLFTMLTHWNGGLAWNRIELDAGFTIPSCPNLRFTPLPLRSAAPPYSPHRFDPHPGDNIGLIVEDLRTGGKLFYAPGLGKVDAPLLDIMAGSDCLLVDGTMWDDDEMQRRGVGTRTGREMGHLAQNGPGGMLEVLEQLPTQRKVLIHINNTNPILDEDSPERAELVRRNVEVAYDGMSIEL